GTTCTGGAACGTGTTCCCTGATCTTCTGGAATGCGTTCCCTGATCTTCTGGAACGTGTTCCCTGATCTTCTGGAATGTGTTCCCTGATCTTCTGGAACGTGTTCCCTGATCTTCTGGAACGTGTTCCCTGATCTTCTGGAACGTGTTCCCTGATGTTCTGGAACGTGTTCCCTGATCTTCTGGAACGCGTTCCCTGATCTTCTGGAACGTGTTCCCTGATGTTCTGGAACATGTTCCCTGATCTTCTGGAACGTGTTCCCTGATCTTCTGGAACGTGTTCCCTGATCTTCTGGAACGTGTTCCCTGATGTTCTGGAACGTGTTCCCTGATCTTCTGGAATGTGTTCCCTGATCTTATATGCCTTCTGGTACGTGTTCCCTGATCTTCTGGAACGTGTTCCCTGATCTTCTGGAACGTGTTCCCTGATCTTCTGGAACGTGTTCCCTGTCCAGTCACAACACAAAAGACGTCCGAGTTATTTATTGATGAGACTAAACTGAAATTAATGTTTTTCAAACTGTGGATCTTCTACAGTAGAATCTCTGGTGCGTTGTATCAGGGAGACAGGGTTGTTAAGTGCTTTAGTCAAGTTACAGAGAATCTTCAGTAGAGGGACACAGTATGTCAAATAGTTTGGTTTTACTTCCCATTTTAAAGTTTTGTCAGCCTTGTTTTCATGCATATTATAATCGTTAAAGTCAGGATTACCTTGCTGTAAAGAGCGATGGGTTAAAGTCAGAATTACCATGCTGTGAAGATTGATGGGTTAAAGTCAGTATTACCATGCTGTAAAGAGCGATAGGTTAAAGTCAGGATTACCTTGCTGTGAAGATTGATGGGTTAAAGTCGGTATTACCATGCTGTAAAGAGCGATGGGTTAAAGTCAGAATTACCTTGCTGTGAAGATTGATGGGTTAAAGTCGGTATTACCATGCTGTAAAGAGCGATGGGTTAAAGTCAAGAATACCTTGCTGTAAAGATTGATGGGTTAAAGTCGGTATTACCATGCTGTAAAGAGCGATGGGTTAAAGTCAGGAATACCCTGCTGTAAAGAGCGATAGGTTAAAGTCAGGATTACCTTGCTGTAAAGAGCGATAGGTTAAAGTCAGGATTACCATGCTGTAAAGAGCAATAGGTTAAAGTCAGGATTATCTTGCTGTGAAGAGCGATAGGTTAAAGTCAGGATTACCTTGCTGTAAAGAGCAATGGGTTAAATTCAGAATTA
This DNA window, taken from Oncorhynchus gorbuscha isolate QuinsamMale2020 ecotype Even-year linkage group LG13, OgorEven_v1.0, whole genome shotgun sequence, encodes the following:
- the LOC123992393 gene encoding bmK-YA precursor-like — translated: MADRKLWGTRSRRSGNTFQKIREHVPEDQGTRTRRHIRSGNTFQKIREHVPEHQGTRSRRSGNTFQKIREHVPEDQGTCSRTSGNTFQKIRERVPEDQGTRSRTSGNTFQKIREHVPEDQGTRSRRSGNTFQKIREHVPEDQGTHSRRSGNTFQNIREHVPEDQGTRSRRSGNTFQKIREHVPEDQGSRSRRSGNTFKKIREHVPEDRGEAFKLVAESLFKRLNTSPNGCESFFKRLNTSPNG